Proteins encoded in a region of the Pigmentiphaga litoralis genome:
- a CDS encoding TonB-dependent siderophore receptor — protein MRRLVVSVCVLNASSLAWAQQPPGAPSAVQLDAVTVYAPGETAEGPVVGYRATRSASATRTDTPLHDTPQSVTVLPRDVVEDTAATRLIDVLDYAGGVGRVNNFGGQGLALFSTRGFTSGEFYRNGFPINRGYPTAPDASTIERLEVVRGPSAALYGRGDPGGTFNIVSKQPLSRPAVTVGSQLSDQGLRRATVDATGPLDTEGKLAYRLNAVAEGGKTFRDGADTERYGVSPVISWQLTEATRIIFEADLMRNNAPLDRGRTAYTTQQGRSSRSVNLWEMGNGNLLHSDNAMAQVRFDHAINDDWTLAGGVQWMDGSLKGNAVEANGLQGDGRTLGRNANYRRLDWTDRTVQLNLTGKVDTWGIRHTLFTGVEYDNYDYASIIQRSAAGATAYPIDIFNPAVGQPWPALTRTTTHDRESLNTWAAFVQDQISLTDKLKALVGVRLERFKHDYTDLSPAARSFAKSDTAVTPRFGLMYDVTPTVAVYANTARSYKPNTGAQRLGGGFDPEKGRSNEVGVKWEALDRTLSVNGALYHTVKQNVQTVDPVDSSYRIATGEVRSQGLDLNVVGNITPAWRVIAGYALVDAEVTKDNVAPAGTRLANIPRTMASLLNVYTFQEGPARGLGLGAGIKHTADRPASTGTGAYTMKRYTVVDLLAFYQVNRKLRVNLDVRNLFNKDYDEGAFQSYVYPGAPRTVQVGMAYTF, from the coding sequence ATGCGTCGTCTCGTCGTTTCGGTGTGCGTTCTCAACGCCTCATCGCTTGCCTGGGCACAACAGCCCCCGGGTGCCCCTTCAGCCGTCCAACTGGATGCCGTGACGGTCTACGCACCCGGCGAAACGGCGGAAGGCCCCGTCGTTGGCTACCGGGCCACCCGGTCGGCCAGCGCCACGCGCACCGATACGCCGCTGCATGACACCCCCCAGTCGGTCACGGTGCTGCCGCGCGATGTCGTGGAGGACACCGCCGCCACGCGGCTGATCGACGTGCTCGATTACGCGGGCGGCGTGGGCCGCGTCAACAATTTTGGCGGGCAGGGGCTGGCGCTCTTCAGCACGCGCGGCTTTACCAGTGGCGAGTTCTATCGCAACGGTTTCCCGATCAATCGCGGTTACCCCACGGCGCCCGATGCGTCCACCATCGAGCGGCTGGAAGTCGTGCGCGGCCCGTCGGCAGCCCTGTACGGACGCGGCGATCCGGGCGGCACCTTCAACATCGTGTCCAAGCAGCCCCTGTCGCGGCCCGCGGTCACGGTCGGCAGCCAGCTGAGCGATCAAGGCCTGCGGCGCGCAACAGTCGATGCGACCGGTCCGTTGGACACCGAAGGCAAGCTGGCCTATCGGCTGAACGCGGTGGCCGAGGGCGGCAAGACGTTCCGTGATGGCGCAGACACCGAACGGTACGGCGTCTCTCCAGTTATCAGCTGGCAATTGACCGAGGCGACCCGGATCATTTTTGAAGCCGACCTGATGCGCAACAACGCCCCGCTGGATCGCGGGCGTACCGCCTATACGACGCAGCAGGGACGATCCTCGCGCAGCGTCAACTTGTGGGAGATGGGCAATGGCAATCTTCTGCACAGCGACAATGCCATGGCCCAGGTGCGCTTCGATCACGCCATCAATGACGACTGGACGCTGGCGGGCGGTGTGCAATGGATGGATGGGTCCCTCAAGGGCAATGCCGTCGAAGCCAATGGCCTGCAAGGCGATGGCCGCACGCTGGGGCGCAATGCCAACTACCGCAGGCTGGACTGGACGGACCGCACCGTTCAATTGAACCTGACCGGCAAGGTCGACACCTGGGGCATCCGGCACACGCTGTTCACAGGCGTCGAATACGACAACTACGACTACGCGTCGATCATCCAGCGCTCTGCCGCCGGGGCGACCGCCTATCCGATCGATATCTTCAATCCGGCCGTGGGCCAGCCCTGGCCTGCGTTGACCCGCACCACCACCCACGACCGCGAATCGCTCAACACCTGGGCTGCGTTCGTGCAGGACCAGATCAGCCTGACCGACAAGCTCAAGGCCCTGGTGGGCGTGCGGCTCGAGCGCTTCAAGCATGACTACACCGACCTGTCACCCGCCGCGCGCAGCTTTGCCAAATCCGATACGGCTGTCACCCCGCGCTTTGGGCTGATGTATGACGTGACGCCCACCGTCGCGGTGTACGCCAACACGGCGCGATCCTACAAGCCCAACACAGGCGCACAGCGGCTGGGGGGCGGCTTTGACCCTGAGAAGGGCCGGTCCAATGAGGTCGGCGTGAAATGGGAAGCGCTGGATCGCACCCTTAGCGTCAATGGCGCGCTGTACCACACGGTCAAACAGAACGTGCAGACCGTCGACCCGGTCGATTCCAGCTATCGCATTGCAACGGGCGAAGTGCGCAGCCAGGGACTGGACCTGAACGTGGTGGGCAACATCACCCCCGCCTGGCGTGTGATCGCCGGCTACGCGTTGGTGGATGCCGAAGTGACCAAAGACAACGTTGCGCCGGCAGGCACGCGGCTGGCAAACATTCCGCGCACCATGGCGAGCTTGCTGAACGTGTACACCTTTCAGGAAGGACCGGCCCGCGGGCTGGGCCTGGGCGCCGGCATCAAACACACGGCGGATCGCCCGGCCTCTACCGGAACGGGGGCCTACACCATGAAGCGCTACACCGTGGTCGACCTGCTGGCCTTCTACCAGGTGAACAGGAAACTGCGCGTCAACCTGGACGTCAGGAACCTGTTCAACAAGGATTATGACGAGGGCGCGTTCCAGTCCTACGTCTACCCGGGCGCGCCGCGCACCGTCCAGGTCGGGATGGCATACACGTTCTGA
- a CDS encoding Bug family tripartite tricarboxylate transporter substrate binding protein produces MQRRTFLAGMAAAAASTTLPSLARAQGYPEQLVKWVVPYPAGGGTDVIARTLADAIRPALGQSLVIDNRPGASTNIGADLVAKSKPDGYTIMSADNAVLAFNEFLFGKLPFNPEKDFTYIGAIGRFPLALVVNPEFPAKDFKAFLAYAKANPGKLNYASPGNGSPHHLAMEMFKNRTGTFITHIPYRGAAPAMADVMGGQVNCMFLDLASGLQIMQAGKVRVLAIGSAQRSKLLPDIPTLAEVGVPNTEVFAFQGVLGPAGMPPAVVSRLNAELNKAFSNPAVQKRFTDFGMEALPGTPEQFAALSRGEANRWGPIIKAQGIRLD; encoded by the coding sequence CTGCAACGCAGAACCTTCCTGGCCGGCATGGCGGCCGCCGCGGCATCGACCACACTGCCGTCCCTGGCCCGCGCCCAAGGCTATCCCGAACAACTCGTCAAATGGGTCGTGCCTTACCCGGCCGGCGGGGGCACCGACGTGATCGCGCGCACCCTGGCCGACGCCATCCGCCCGGCGCTGGGGCAATCCCTGGTGATCGACAACCGCCCGGGCGCATCGACCAACATCGGCGCCGACCTGGTCGCCAAGAGCAAGCCCGACGGCTACACCATCATGTCGGCCGACAACGCCGTGCTCGCCTTCAACGAATTCCTGTTCGGCAAGCTGCCCTTCAATCCCGAAAAAGACTTCACCTACATCGGCGCGATCGGCCGCTTTCCGCTGGCCCTGGTCGTCAATCCCGAATTCCCGGCCAAGGACTTCAAGGCCTTCCTGGCCTATGCCAAGGCCAATCCCGGCAAGCTGAACTACGCGTCACCCGGCAACGGCTCGCCGCATCACCTGGCCATGGAGATGTTCAAGAACCGCACCGGCACCTTCATCACGCACATTCCCTATCGCGGCGCGGCGCCTGCCATGGCCGACGTGATGGGCGGACAGGTGAACTGCATGTTCCTGGACCTGGCATCGGGCCTGCAGATCATGCAGGCCGGCAAGGTGCGCGTCCTGGCCATCGGCTCGGCCCAGCGCAGCAAGCTGCTGCCCGACATCCCGACCCTGGCCGAAGTCGGTGTGCCGAACACCGAGGTCTTCGCCTTCCAGGGCGTGCTTGGCCCGGCCGGCATGCCCCCGGCCGTGGTGTCGCGCCTCAACGCGGAATTGAACAAGGCCTTCAGCAACCCGGCGGTGCAAAAGCGCTTTACCGACTTCGGCATGGAAGCACTGCCTGGCACGCCCGAACAGTTCGCGGCCCTGTCGCGGGGCGAGGCGAACCGGTGGGGCCCGATCATCAAGGCACAGGGGATCCGGCTGGACTAA
- a CDS encoding DUF2783 domain-containing protein, with translation MSAPLAPDARDRLYAACANAVTDAGPERESLFLARLALLLFEQVGDEARCRQALTDALEDLPMPSLS, from the coding sequence ATGAGCGCCCCGCTGGCCCCCGACGCGCGCGACCGCCTGTACGCGGCGTGCGCCAACGCCGTGACCGACGCCGGTCCGGAACGCGAATCCCTGTTTCTGGCGCGTCTGGCCCTGCTGCTGTTCGAGCAGGTCGGCGACGAGGCGCGCTGCCGCCAGGCGCTAACCGACGCGCTGGAGGACCTGCCCATGCCTTCGCTTTCCTAG
- a CDS encoding FAD-dependent monooxygenase: MTSPFPTARPGDAGTGPLPPVAGDMPPSVGAFHYTRYTSPMPALVHGVEPGVHPVVIAGGGPVGMALALGLANHGVRSVVLELDDTVCVGSRAACISRRSLEIVERLGALPAFLAKGLPWTGGRSYYKTDEVFRFAMPHDDTQKLPPMINLEQYYIEHYLLQEIERRNAATPGLIDVRWSTEVTALTQHDDHVMLSVRQPAGAYQLRGAWLAACDGGQSFVRKSLGLSLEGTAYEGRYVIIDIELHSSHPTERRAWFDPPWNPGSTVLMHRQPDDIWRIDYQLREGQSTEDALQPAAVAEFVQRHLDAIGEGHLPWHTVWTSVYRAGAMTLPSYRHDRVLFAGNAAHAMPIFGVRGLNSGFDDADNLAWKLARVARGVAGTGLLDSYSGERIAAFHVNAENAMRSTEFMSPPSRGFDLLREAALSLSGRHRDIANLINPRQTQAVRYAASPLSSDSDALAAGPLPGEVMPNLKLGPDRHLSDLLQTPGFVVLAVGTEPPGSAEIEACLRQDPHLSVHVLRREDTGEPALAALGAAGATGASGATGASGATGATYLLRPDSHVAARWSGRLADGVLAQALARALCLPASTLPPERLSPATLSPATLPPTTLSSSTLSSSTSPLEAS, translated from the coding sequence ATGACATCCCCCTTTCCCACGGCACGCCCTGGCGACGCTGGCACCGGGCCCCTGCCGCCTGTTGCCGGTGACATGCCGCCTTCGGTCGGCGCCTTTCACTACACGCGATACACGTCGCCAATGCCTGCATTGGTGCACGGCGTCGAGCCGGGCGTGCATCCGGTGGTGATCGCCGGCGGGGGGCCGGTCGGCATGGCCCTGGCGCTGGGTCTGGCCAACCACGGCGTGCGCAGCGTGGTCCTGGAACTGGACGACACGGTATGCGTGGGCAGCCGCGCCGCCTGCATTTCGCGCCGCAGCCTGGAAATCGTGGAGCGCCTGGGCGCCTTGCCGGCGTTTCTTGCCAAGGGCCTGCCGTGGACAGGCGGCCGCAGCTATTACAAGACGGACGAGGTGTTCCGGTTTGCGATGCCGCACGACGACACGCAAAAGCTGCCGCCCATGATCAACCTCGAGCAGTACTACATCGAGCACTATCTGCTGCAGGAAATCGAGCGCCGCAACGCCGCGACACCAGGCCTGATTGATGTGCGGTGGAGCACCGAAGTGACCGCACTGACGCAGCACGACGATCACGTGATGCTGTCGGTGCGCCAGCCTGCAGGGGCCTATCAGTTGCGCGGCGCGTGGCTGGCGGCCTGCGATGGCGGGCAGAGCTTCGTGCGCAAATCGTTGGGGCTGAGCCTGGAAGGCACGGCCTATGAAGGCCGCTACGTCATCATCGATATCGAACTGCACAGCAGTCACCCGACCGAGCGCCGGGCCTGGTTCGATCCGCCCTGGAATCCGGGGTCGACCGTGCTGATGCACCGGCAGCCCGACGACATTTGGCGCATCGACTACCAGTTGCGGGAAGGGCAATCGACCGAAGACGCGCTGCAACCCGCCGCCGTGGCCGAGTTCGTGCAGCGGCATCTGGATGCGATTGGCGAGGGGCACCTGCCCTGGCACACGGTGTGGACGTCGGTGTACCGCGCCGGGGCCATGACCTTGCCCAGCTACCGTCACGATCGTGTGCTGTTCGCGGGCAATGCGGCGCATGCCATGCCGATCTTTGGCGTGCGCGGATTGAACTCGGGCTTTGACGACGCCGACAATCTGGCGTGGAAACTGGCGAGGGTTGCGCGCGGCGTGGCTGGCACGGGATTGCTGGACAGCTATTCCGGTGAACGGATCGCCGCGTTCCATGTGAATGCCGAGAACGCCATGCGCAGTACCGAGTTCATGTCGCCGCCGTCCCGGGGGTTCGACCTGCTGCGCGAAGCGGCGTTGTCCTTGTCGGGCCGGCATCGGGATATCGCGAATCTGATCAATCCGCGGCAGACGCAAGCCGTGCGCTACGCGGCGTCGCCGCTGTCGTCGGACAGCGATGCCCTGGCAGCCGGACCCCTGCCGGGCGAGGTCATGCCGAACCTGAAACTGGGACCGGACAGGCATCTGAGTGACCTGCTGCAGACGCCGGGGTTTGTGGTGCTGGCGGTGGGCACCGAGCCGCCCGGCAGCGCAGAGATCGAAGCGTGTTTGCGGCAGGATCCGCACCTGTCGGTTCACGTGCTGCGTCGTGAGGACACTGGCGAACCTGCGCTTGCCGCACTTGGCGCCGCCGGGGCAACCGGCGCATCTGGTGCCACCGGTGCATCTGGTGCCACCGGCGCCACGTATCTGCTGCGGCCCGACAGCCACGTTGCGGCCCGCTGGTCTGGCAGGCTGGCGGACGGCGTGCTTGCGCAGGCGCTCGCCCGCGCCCTATGTTTGCCGGCATCAACGCTGCCGCCCGAAAGGTTGTCACCTGCAACGTTGTCACCCGCAACGTTGCCGCCCACAACGTTGTCGTCGTCAACGTTGTCATCATCCACTTCCCCGCTGGAGGCCTCATGA
- a CDS encoding alpha/beta hydrolase family protein — MSDLKIAVIDVKPGASMESQSGLQMLRPRIFGAYRAPADRRKVAAIVMHPTSNFMGHYLIEPLAERGICCMGLNSRYMGNDTLLLMERAIQDLGAGVKYLRDAGYEKVVLIGNSGGAALASFYQAQAERLTATQFPDGDPTHLHADDLPPVDGIALCAAHLGRSRLMRDWIDPSVTDEHDPMSVDPALDMYDPRHGGQGVQGVREVQGVQEVRYDADFLARFSAGQQARLDRIEQWAMDRLRTLRATPGAPRDQAFIVYRTHADPRCLDLSIDANDRAPGSVWGDARQVNYSANAMGRTTSLTAFLSQWSSRSQADGPTNLARTSVPVLLLTYTADQSTFPSTRDAWMAAGGDRIRNVDIVGGNHYLAGQPALVPQAADAIAGWADGL; from the coding sequence ATGTCTGACCTGAAGATTGCCGTGATCGACGTCAAACCGGGCGCGTCGATGGAAAGCCAGTCCGGACTGCAGATGCTGCGGCCCCGCATCTTTGGCGCCTACCGTGCGCCGGCGGATCGCCGCAAGGTGGCTGCCATCGTCATGCACCCGACCAGCAATTTCATGGGGCACTATCTGATCGAGCCGCTGGCCGAGCGGGGCATCTGCTGCATGGGGTTGAACTCCCGCTACATGGGCAACGACACGTTGCTGCTGATGGAACGGGCGATCCAGGACCTGGGCGCGGGCGTCAAATACCTGCGTGACGCGGGGTACGAGAAGGTGGTGCTGATCGGCAATTCGGGCGGCGCGGCCCTGGCCAGTTTCTACCAGGCCCAGGCCGAGCGGCTGACCGCAACGCAGTTTCCGGATGGCGACCCCACCCATCTGCATGCTGACGATCTGCCGCCGGTCGATGGCATTGCGCTGTGTGCGGCGCACCTGGGCCGCAGCCGCCTGATGCGCGACTGGATCGATCCGTCGGTGACCGACGAACACGATCCAATGTCGGTCGACCCGGCGCTGGACATGTATGACCCGCGGCATGGCGGGCAGGGTGTGCAAGGTGTGCGCGAAGTGCAGGGTGTACAGGAAGTGCGTTATGACGCGGACTTTCTGGCGCGATTTTCCGCCGGGCAGCAGGCGCGATTGGACCGCATCGAACAGTGGGCGATGGACCGGCTGCGCACACTGCGCGCGACGCCGGGCGCGCCGCGCGATCAGGCCTTCATCGTGTATCGCACGCATGCCGACCCGCGTTGCCTGGACCTGTCTATCGACGCAAATGACCGCGCGCCCGGCAGCGTGTGGGGCGATGCGCGGCAGGTGAACTATTCGGCCAATGCGATGGGCCGCACCACGTCGCTGACGGCTTTCCTGTCGCAGTGGTCGTCCCGGTCGCAAGCCGATGGGCCGACCAATCTGGCGCGCACGTCGGTGCCGGTGCTGTTGCTGACCTATACGGCGGACCAGTCGACCTTCCCGAGCACACGCGATGCGTGGATGGCCGCGGGCGGCGATCGCATCCGCAATGTCGATATCGTTGGCGGCAACCACTATCTGGCCGGGCAACCTGCCTTGGTGCCGCAGGCAGCGGACGCCATCGCAGGCTGGGCAGACGGGCTATGA
- a CDS encoding VOC family protein — protein MTTTPSGGAATTAAQAVPVLGLHHFAWRCRDSEETRRFYEDLLGLPLVHVIKSDHVPSTGEYCPYVHIFFQMRDGSYIAFFDLGDDIKADPSPNTPSWVNHIALRVESVAALLAAKARLEGAGVEVLGVTDHHIIESIYFFDPNGIRVELTTPTVPQSEMDAHALHARADLDEWTARKAARLAGQAAHV, from the coding sequence ATGACCACGACACCTTCTGGCGGCGCGGCAACAACGGCTGCCCAGGCCGTGCCGGTGCTGGGCTTGCACCATTTCGCGTGGCGTTGCCGCGATAGCGAGGAAACCCGCCGGTTTTATGAAGACCTGCTGGGCCTGCCGCTGGTGCATGTCATCAAGAGCGACCACGTGCCCAGCACGGGCGAATACTGCCCCTACGTCCACATTTTTTTCCAGATGCGCGATGGTTCCTACATCGCGTTCTTCGACCTGGGCGACGACATCAAGGCCGATCCGTCGCCGAACACGCCGTCGTGGGTCAATCACATTGCCTTGCGCGTGGAGTCGGTGGCGGCGCTGCTGGCGGCCAAGGCCCGGCTCGAAGGCGCGGGGGTCGAGGTGCTGGGCGTGACCGATCACCACATCATCGAGTCCATCTATTTCTTTGATCCCAATGGCATTCGGGTCGAACTGACGACACCCACCGTGCCGCAATCCGAGATGGACGCGCATGCCTTGCATGCACGCGCCGATCTGGACGAGTGGACCGCGCGCAAAGCCGCCAGGCTGGCAGGGCAGGCCGCCCATGTCTGA
- a CDS encoding LysR family transcriptional regulator, protein MNLTLRQLRAFTAVADTGSFTAAAATLHLTQSALSVLIREMEADLGVRLFDRHTRRVVLSEAGREFQPAVQRMLADLATAVSGLTDLRDKRRGVLRLAAPQFMACTWMPPVIAAFRARYPAIEVRLADTPPEHLLDGIPSGEVELAIGQDIEVDDTFERQTLFKDRHWLVCPAGHPFAKRRQVAWSDLADQTFIAPTRDFLRRVLPELDAAGREALAAPGTQSVSYITTALGMTEAGLGVTVCPSYAARTVQAHGLVMVPLVKPAFHRTICVYGMSRRAPSPAAQSFIDVLHEHVAQQAKRR, encoded by the coding sequence ATGAATCTGACCCTGCGCCAGCTTCGCGCTTTTACCGCCGTGGCCGACACCGGCAGCTTCACGGCGGCGGCGGCGACGCTGCATCTCACCCAGTCAGCATTGAGCGTGCTCATCCGTGAAATGGAAGCGGACCTGGGCGTCAGGCTCTTCGATCGCCATACGCGGCGCGTGGTGCTGTCCGAGGCCGGCCGGGAATTCCAGCCGGCGGTGCAGCGCATGCTGGCCGACCTGGCGACGGCAGTGTCCGGGCTGACCGACCTGAGGGACAAGCGGCGTGGGGTGCTGCGCCTGGCCGCGCCGCAGTTCATGGCCTGCACCTGGATGCCGCCCGTGATCGCAGCCTTTCGCGCGCGTTACCCCGCCATTGAAGTGCGCCTGGCCGATACGCCACCCGAGCACTTGCTGGATGGTATTCCGTCGGGGGAAGTTGAACTGGCCATCGGCCAGGACATCGAGGTGGACGACACCTTCGAGCGCCAGACACTGTTCAAGGACAGGCACTGGCTGGTCTGTCCGGCAGGCCACCCCTTTGCCAAACGCCGCCAGGTGGCGTGGAGCGATCTGGCGGACCAGACCTTCATCGCCCCCACGCGCGACTTTCTGCGGCGCGTGCTGCCTGAGCTGGATGCCGCCGGGCGCGAGGCCCTGGCGGCGCCAGGAACGCAGTCCGTGTCCTACATCACGACAGCGTTAGGCATGACCGAAGCCGGGCTGGGCGTGACAGTGTGCCCGAGCTATGCGGCCCGCACGGTGCAGGCGCATGGGCTGGTCATGGTGCCATTGGTAAAGCCGGCCTTTCACCGCACGATCTGCGTGTACGGCATGTCGCGCCGCGCGCCTTCGCCCGCCGCGCAAAGTTTTATCGACGTGCTGCACGAGCACGTGGCGCAGCAGGCAAAGCGGCGCTGA
- a CDS encoding anthranilate synthase component I family protein, translating into MTEVEFQALAAQGYNRIPLVAETYADLDTPLALYLKLAQTGPAKGAMSCLLESVVGGERFGRYSFIGLPARAFLRTHGTVTEVVEDGVVTETHDGDPLAFVAHYQKRFKVALRPGMPRFIGGLAGYFGYDMVRHIEKKLGPCTKPDPAGMGDPVPDMLLLLIDELAIVDNLTGRLYLVVYADPTLPEAYPRARNRLRDLRAQLRKSVDIPYSQASLPTETQRNFPKADYLAAVVKAKEYIAAGDLMQVQVGQVIAKPFRDSPLSLYRALRSLNPSPYMYFWNFGDFQVVGASPEILVRQEVVTEGGATRQKVTIRPLAGTRPRGATPEEDAALAEELRADPKEIAEHVMLIDLARNDVGRIADIGSVVVTDQMAIERYSHVMHLVSNVTGTLREGMSSMDVLRATFPAGTLSGAPKVRAMELIDELEPVRRCIYAGAAGYLSYGGEMDVAIAIRTGVIKNGMLYVQAAAGVVADSEPEKEWAETEAKARAVLRAAEQVQSGLDDPI; encoded by the coding sequence ATGACAGAAGTCGAATTCCAGGCGCTTGCCGCCCAAGGCTACAACCGCATCCCGCTGGTCGCCGAAACCTATGCCGACCTCGACACGCCGCTCGCGCTGTACCTGAAGCTCGCCCAGACCGGCCCGGCCAAGGGCGCCATGAGCTGCCTGCTTGAGTCCGTGGTGGGCGGCGAGCGTTTCGGCCGCTACTCCTTCATCGGCCTGCCTGCCCGCGCCTTTCTTCGCACCCACGGCACCGTCACGGAAGTCGTCGAAGACGGCGTCGTGACCGAAACGCATGACGGCGATCCGCTGGCTTTCGTGGCCCACTACCAGAAGCGCTTCAAGGTCGCACTGCGGCCGGGCATGCCGCGCTTCATCGGTGGGCTGGCCGGCTACTTCGGCTACGACATGGTCCGCCACATCGAAAAAAAGCTGGGACCGTGCACCAAGCCCGACCCCGCCGGCATGGGCGATCCGGTGCCCGACATGCTGCTGCTCTTGATCGATGAACTCGCCATCGTCGACAACCTGACCGGCCGGCTGTACCTGGTCGTGTATGCCGACCCGACCTTGCCCGAAGCCTATCCCCGCGCCCGCAACCGGTTGCGCGACCTGCGCGCCCAGCTGCGCAAGTCCGTCGACATTCCCTACAGCCAGGCCAGCCTGCCCACCGAAACCCAGCGCAACTTCCCCAAGGCTGACTACCTGGCCGCGGTCGTCAAGGCCAAGGAATACATTGCCGCCGGCGACCTGATGCAGGTGCAGGTGGGGCAGGTGATCGCCAAGCCCTTCCGCGACTCGCCGCTGTCCTTGTACCGCGCACTGCGGTCGCTGAACCCGTCGCCCTACATGTACTTCTGGAATTTTGGCGACTTCCAGGTAGTGGGCGCGTCACCCGAGATCCTGGTGCGGCAGGAAGTCGTGACCGAAGGCGGCGCGACCCGCCAGAAGGTCACCATCCGCCCGCTGGCCGGCACCCGCCCGCGCGGCGCGACGCCCGAAGAAGACGCCGCCCTGGCCGAGGAGCTGCGCGCGGACCCGAAAGAAATTGCCGAGCACGTCATGCTGATCGACCTGGCCCGCAACGACGTGGGCCGCATCGCGGACATCGGCTCGGTGGTCGTAACCGACCAGATGGCCATCGAACGGTATTCGCATGTGATGCATCTGGTGTCCAACGTGACGGGCACCCTGCGCGAAGGCATGAGTTCGATGGACGTCCTGCGCGCCACCTTCCCGGCCGGCACGCTGTCGGGCGCGCCCAAGGTCCGCGCCATGGAACTGATCGACGAGCTGGAACCCGTGCGCCGCTGCATCTACGCAGGCGCCGCGGGCTACCTGAGCTATGGCGGTGAGATGGACGTGGCGATCGCGATCCGCACGGGCGTGATCAAGAACGGCATGCTGTACGTGCAGGCCGCCGCGGGCGTCGTTGCGGATTCGGAGCCTGAAAAGGAATGGGCCGAGACGGAAGCCAAGGCCCGCGCCGTGCTGCGCGCGGCGGAGCAGGTGCAGTCGGGGCTGGATGACCCGATTTGA
- a CDS encoding phosphoglycolate phosphatase: MPLHAVLFDLDGTLVDSVPDLAYAVNAMRVDLGMAPLREDVIATYVGKGVENLVHRALAASMDEATEHERFPEALASFRHAYHMINGEKTRIFDGVIEGLQAMRAQGLKLAVVTNKAAEFTGPLLKNIGLHAFFDVVVSGDTVDRKKPDPMPMLYACEQLGVAPADALVIGDSMNDASSGRAAGCTVLLVPYGYNEGRDIRSIEADGIVASIKEAAEWTASRTASAATGSEPLPLTMH, encoded by the coding sequence ATGCCCTTGCACGCTGTATTGTTCGACCTCGACGGCACGCTGGTCGACTCGGTGCCCGACCTGGCCTACGCCGTCAACGCCATGCGCGTGGACCTGGGCATGGCGCCGCTGCGCGAAGATGTCATCGCCACCTACGTGGGCAAGGGCGTCGAAAACCTGGTGCACCGCGCGCTGGCCGCGAGCATGGACGAAGCCACCGAACACGAACGGTTCCCCGAAGCGCTGGCCTCGTTCCGCCACGCGTATCACATGATCAACGGCGAAAAGACGCGCATCTTTGACGGCGTCATTGAAGGCCTGCAGGCCATGCGCGCGCAGGGTCTCAAGCTGGCCGTGGTCACCAACAAGGCGGCCGAATTTACCGGACCGCTGCTCAAGAATATCGGGCTGCATGCCTTTTTCGACGTGGTCGTCAGCGGCGACACGGTGGATCGCAAGAAGCCTGATCCCATGCCCATGCTGTACGCGTGCGAACAGCTGGGCGTCGCCCCGGCCGACGCGCTGGTGATCGGCGATTCCATGAACGACGCATCGTCGGGCCGCGCGGCCGGCTGCACGGTCCTGCTCGTGCCCTATGGCTACAACGAAGGCCGCGATATCCGATCCATCGAAGCCGATGGTATAGTTGCAAGCATCAAGGAAGCCGCCGAGTGGACCGCGTCACGCACCGCATCGGCAGCCACCGGATCCGAACCCCTGCCGCTGACGATGCACTGA
- the rpe gene encoding ribulose-phosphate 3-epimerase encodes MTDLTPFDPHATRIAPSILSADFARLGEEVRNVVSAGADWIHFDVMDNHYVPNLTIGPLVCEAIRPHVQVPIDVHLMVEPVDALVPMFAKAGANIISFHPEASRHVDRTLALIRDHGCHAGLVFNPATPLDYMDYVMDKLDVVLLMSVNPGFGGQSFLPSTLPKLRQARARIDKWRAETGHTIALEVDGGVKIDNIAEIHAAGADTFVAGSAIFGKPDYAGVIRDLRAQIAKGASLAA; translated from the coding sequence ATGACCGATCTGACGCCATTCGACCCGCACGCCACCCGTATTGCTCCAAGCATTTTATCCGCCGATTTCGCCCGGCTCGGGGAAGAGGTGCGTAACGTTGTAAGCGCCGGCGCGGACTGGATCCATTTCGATGTCATGGACAACCATTATGTGCCGAACCTGACGATCGGCCCGCTGGTGTGCGAAGCGATCCGGCCGCATGTGCAGGTGCCGATCGACGTGCACCTGATGGTCGAGCCCGTGGATGCGCTCGTGCCGATGTTTGCGAAAGCCGGGGCAAACATTATCAGCTTTCACCCGGAAGCGTCACGTCATGTGGACCGCACGCTTGCATTAATCCGGGATCATGGCTGTCATGCGGGGCTGGTGTTCAACCCGGCTACCCCGCTCGATTACATGGACTACGTCATGGACAAGCTCGACGTGGTCCTGCTGATGTCGGTCAACCCCGGCTTCGGTGGACAGAGCTTCCTGCCCAGCACCTTGCCCAAGCTGCGCCAGGCGCGCGCCCGCATTGACAAGTGGCGCGCCGAGACGGGGCACACCATTGCGCTGGAAGTGGACGGCGGCGTCAAGATCGACAACATCGCCGAGATTCATGCCGCGGGCGCCGATACGTTCGTGGCGGGCTCGGCCATTTTTGGCAAGCCAGACTACGCAGGTGTCATCCGGGACCTGCGCGCGCAGATCGCGAAGGGCGCGTCGCTGGCAGCGTGA